A single genomic interval of Falco naumanni isolate bFalNau1 chromosome 11, bFalNau1.pat, whole genome shotgun sequence harbors:
- the OSBPL9 gene encoding oxysterol-binding protein-related protein 9 isoform X4, which produces MAGGVDSGFVPSVHDFDKKLTEADAYLQILIDQLKLFDEKLQNCKDDEQRKKIESLKETTSSMVESIKHCIVLLQIAKDQNNEEKHADGLISTINPVDAVYQPSPLEQSVISTMPSQAVIPPEPAQLCKSEQRPSSLPVGPVVASLGNQTPTPNSTGSGQSAPSSSLTSPSHVNLSPNTVPDFSYSSSEDEFYDADEFYQSSSSPKRCMDSSGSAAVLTRSSTGSSLKRPDTTESLNSSMSNGTNDADLFDPPDDRDDDGEGESVEEHKSVIMHLLSQVRLGMDLTKVVLPTFILERRSLLEMYADFFAHPDLFVSISDQKDPKERMVQVVKWYLSAFHAGRKGSVAKKPYNPILGEIFRCHWVLPGTEGEDDMEPVLEGPVPWVSKSSVTFVAEQVSHHPPISAFYAECFSKRIQFNAHIWTKSKFLGMSIGVHNIGQGCVTCLDYDEHYILTFPNGYGRSILTVPWIELGGECSINCSKTGYNASIVFHTKPFYGGKKHRITAEIFSPNDKKPFCSIEGEWNGVMYAKYTTGENAVFIDTKKMPTIKKKVRKLEDQDDFESRCLWKDVTYNLKIRDIDAATAAKHALEERQRAEARARKENETSWETRLFHEDGECWVYDEPLLKRLAASKH; this is translated from the exons aaaattgaaaGTCTCAAAGAAACAACCAGT agCATGGTAGAATCAATAAAACACTGCATTGTGTTGCTACAGATTGCTAAA gaCCAAAATAATGAGGAGAAGCACGCAGATGGACTTATA AGCACTATAAACCCGGTTGACGCAGTATATCAGCCCAGTCCTTTGGAACAGTCCGTGATCAGCACAATGCCTTCCCAAGCGGTTATACCTCCAG AACCTGCTCAGTTGTGCAAGTCGGAGCAGAGACCTTCCTCTTTGCCAGTGGGACCTGTGGTAGCATCACTTGGAAATCAGACTCCAACACCAAATAGTACAG GAAGTGGGCAGTCGGCACCTAGCAGCAGCCTCACCTCTCCAAGCCATGTCAACCTGTCTCCAAATACAGTCCCAGATTTTTCTTACTCAAGCAGTGAGGATGAGTTCTATGATGCTGACGAATTCTATCAGAGCAGTTCTTCCCCAAAGCGTTGTATGGA TTCTTCAGGGTCTGCTGCAGTCCTGACTCGGAGCAGCACGGGAAGTAGTCTGAAACGTCCAGATACCACAGAATCCCTCAATTCCTCCATGTCTAATGGGACAAACGATGCTG ATCTCTTCGATCCTCCTGATGATCGAGATGATGATGGGGAAGGAGAATCAGTGGAAGAACATAAGAGTGTTATTATGCATCTGTTGTCACAAGTTAGATTAGGAATGGATCTAACAAAG GTGGTTCTTCCAACTTTTATCCTAGAAAGAAGATCATTGTTGGAAATGTATGCTGACTTTTTTGCACATCCGGACTTATTTGTCAG CATTAGTGACCAGAAGGATCCAAAGGAGCGAATGGTTCAAGTGGTTAAGTGGTACCTCTCAGCTTTtcatgcaggaagaaaagggtCAGTTGCTAAAAAGCCTTACAATCCCATTTTGGGCGAGATCTTCCGATGCCATTGGGTATTACCGGGCACTGAAGGTGAAGATGATATG GAGCCAGTTTTAGAAGGACCAGTTCCTTGGGTCAGCAAAAGCAGTGTAACGTTTGTGGCAGAGCAGGTGTCTCATCATCCTCCAA tttcagcaTTTTACGCGGAGTGTTTTAGCAAGAGGATACAGTTCAATGCTCACATATGGACCAAGTCAAAATTCCTGGGAATGTCTATTGGGGTTCATAACATAGGGCAAG gaTGTGTCACATGCCTAGATTATGATGAACACTATATTTTGACGTTTCCTAATGGTTATGGAAG GTCTATTCTCACTGTGCCATGGATAGAACTTGGTGGAGAATGCAGTATTAATTGCTCAAAGACAGGTTATAACGCTTCCATCGTCTTCCACACAAAACCATTTTATGGAGGAAAGAAGCACAGAATTACAGCTGAAATTTT tTCTCCTAATGACAAGAAACCCTTCTGCTCAATTGAAGGCGAATGGAACGGTGTCATGTACGCAAAATACACCACAGGG GAGAATGCTGTCTTTATAGATACCAAGAAAATGCCTACAATTAAGAAGAAGGTAAGGAAATTGGAGGACCAAGACGACTTTGAGTCTCGCTG ctTATGGAAAGATGTAACCTACAACTTAAAAATTAGAGACATTGAcgcagccacagctgcaaagCACGCGCTCGAAGAAAGACAGAGAGCTGAAGCCAGAGCCAGAAAGGAGAATGAGACCTCGTGGGAAACAAGG TTATTCCATGAAGATGGCGAATGCTGGGTTTACGATGAGCCGCTACTGAAACGACTCGCTGCCAGTAAACATTAA